The Psychrobacillus sp. FSL K6-2836 nucleotide sequence TCCTGGGCTAGTTGGGGCAAGTCCTGGTGTGTATCCTTGTTCAACGATTGAGTGACCTAAAATCGCTTTTGTAGCAATATTCGCCATTGGAATAGATGTGATTTTACTTAAGAATGGTACCGTTCGACTTGAACGTGGATTTACTTCAATTACGTAAACCTCATCCTTGGAAATGACATATTGGATATTCATCAATCCAACAATTTTCAATCCTTTTGCAAGTCTTGTTGTATAATCTACCAGTGTATCAATCTGTTGTGGTGATAGTTTTTGTGGCGGATATACAGCTATTGAGTCACCTGAGTGAACACCTGCACGTTCTATATGTTCCATAATCCCTGGTATTAATACATTTTCCCCGTCACAAATTGCATCTACTTCAATTTCTGTTCCTGTCAAGTAACGATCGATTAGAACTGGTTTTTCAGGGCTCGCTTCTACCGCATGCTCCATATAGTGTTTAATCTCATCTTCGGTATATACAATCTGCATTGCACGACCACCAAGTACGTAAGAGGGTCTAACTAATACTGGATACCCTATTTCGTTGGCAATTTGAGTTGCTTCTTCCACAGATACTGCAGTTTTTCCGAGTGGCTGTGGAATATCTATTTCATGAAGAGCAGCTTCAAACTTGTTACGGTTTTCGGCACGGTCAATGTCTTCTAGCGTTGTGCCTAGAATTTTAACGCCTCTTTCTTCAAGTCCAGCAGCTAAGTTGATAGCTGTTTGTCCTCCAAATTGTACAACTACTCCCTTTGGCTGCTCTAAATCGACAATATGCATAACATCTTCAAGTGTTAGTGGTTCAAAGTATAATTTATCCGAAATAGAGAAGTCGGTTGAAACTGTTTCAGGGTTATTATTTATAATGATTGCCTCATAACCTGCTTCTTTAATAGCCCATACAGAATGTACTGTTGCGTAGTCAAACTCAACACCTTGACCAATACGAATCGGACCAGAACCTAGTACAATTACGCTTTCTTTTTCCGTACGAATAGATTCATTTTCCTCTTCGTACGTTCCGTAGAAGTATGGTGTTTCAGATTCAAACTCTCCCGCACAAGTATCGACCATTTTGTAAACAGGTACAATTCCATTTTCTTTTTTAAAGTTATAAACTTCTAATTCAGTCACGTTCCAATATTTCGCAATAGTTTTATCAGCGAAGCCCATACGTTTTGCTTTGTATAATACGTCTTGATCGAAAGGATTTTCTTGGATGACTTGTTCAAACTTCACGATATTTTGAAGTTTGTTTAAGAAAAATAAATCAATTTGGCTCCACTCATGAATTGTTTCAACCGATACTCCACGACGTAGCGCTTCTCCTATGAAGAATAGTCTCTCATCTCCTGCACGACGAATACGTTTTTCCATCCATGCATCTGTAATCGACTCACTGTTTTTCATTTCGATATGGAAATGACCTGTTTCAAGTGAACGAACTGATTTAAGTATTGCTTCCTCAAATGTACGTCCTAGTGACATTACTTCCCCAGTAGCCTTCATTTGAGTTCCAAGATTACGTTTAGCTGATTCAAATTTATCGAATGGCCATCTTGGAATTTTCGCTACAATATAATCCAATGCCGGCTCGAAGCAAGCATATGTTTTTTGTGTAACTGGATTCATCATCTCATCCAATGTAAGACCTACTGCAATTTTAGCTGCAAGTTTTGCAATTGGATAACCAGTTGCTTTTGAAGCTAGCGCAGAAGAACGGCTTACTCGCGGGTTAACCTCGATAATATAGTAATTGAAGCTATGCGGATCAAGTGCTAATTGTACGTTACATCCACCTTCAATTTTAAGTGCACGAATAATTTTTAAAGATACATTGCGAAGCATTTGGTTTTCACGATCAGATAATGTTTGTGTTGGAGCAACTACGATTGAGTCCCCTGTATGAATCCCAACAGCATCGAAGTTTTCCATATTACATACAACAATTGCGTTATCGGCAGAGTCACGCATTACTTCGTACTCTATCTCTTTATATCCTGCAATTGATTTTTCAAGTAAACATTGAGTAACAGGGCTGTATTTTAAACCGCTTGTTACAATTTCAACTAGGTCTGCATCATTGTAACAAATACCACCACCTGTTCCACCCATTGTAAATGCGGGACGGACGATAACTGGGTAGCCAATACGTTCTACGAATGCCTTCGCTTCTTCAAGATTATGGATAATATCACTATCTGGAACCGGTTCATTTAATTCATTCATCAGCGTACGGAATAGATCCCGATCTTCTGCTTTGTGAATTGCTTCTAATTTTGTACCTAATATTTCTATTCCTAGCTCATCTAAAATACCAGATTCATCGAGCTCAATAGCCATATTCAACCCAGTTTGTCCACCAAGTGTAGGTAAAATCGCATCTGGACGCTCTTTACGTATGATTTTACTCACAAATGGTAAGGTAAGGGGTTCAATATAAACCTTATCTGCAATTTCTGTATCCGTCATAATAGTTGCGGGATTAGAATTCACTAAAATAACACTATAGCCTTCTTCTCTTAGGGAAATACATGCTTGTGTACCAGCATAGTCGAATTCTGCAGCTTGACCGATGACAATTGGACCGGAACCTATTACTAATATTGTTTTTATATCTTTACGTTTAGGCATGTGAATTCTCCTTTTTGCTCTCTAGATTCATTAATTCGATAAACTCGTCAAATAAATGTTTTGAATCTTCTGGTCCTGATGAACCTTCTGGGTGGAACTGAACACAAAATACTGGGAATTTAGTATGTCTTACCCCTTCGACTGTGCCGTCATTTAACGCAATATGTGTTATTTCTAAATCTGTTTGTGCGATGGAATCTGCATCAATTGCATAACCATGGTTTTGAGAAGTTAACTCTGTTCTTCCAGTTCTTAAATCTTTTACTGGATGATTTCCTCCACGATGTCCAAATTTCAATTTAAAGGATGTGGCACCACTTGCAAGTGAAATAAGTTGATGTCCTAGACATACTCCGAAAATCGGTACTTTCCCGATAATTCCTTTTACCATTTCGATTGCTTCTGGAATATCAGTTGGATCTCCAGGTCCATTGGATAACATAACACCATCTGGGAACATTCCTAAAATTTCAGTTGCAGATGTGTTATAAGGGACTACAATAATATCGCAATCACGTTTGTTTAGTTCTCTTAATATGCCGTGTTTCATACCAAAGTCCACTAGTACTACTCTTTTTCCACGTCCAGGACTTGGATATGGTCTAGTTATCGAAACTTGTTCTACTACGTTTTTAGGGATTTCAGTTGCTTGAAGTTCTTTTACTACTTGCTCCACGTTCACTTCTTCGTCAGCATTTGTAAGTCTTCCTTTTAAAGAACCATGCATACGAATAATACGAGTTAGCTTTCTTGTATCAATTCCTTCAATTCCAGGAACGTTTTTCGCATTTAAAAATTCACTTAAAGTACCAGTATTTCTGAAATTCGATGGTTGTTCAGCAAGCTCTCTTATTACTACTCCGGAAAGTCCAATTGTTATAGCTTCAAAATCATCTGGATTTATACCATAGTTACCAACCATTGGATACGTAAACGTTAATATTTGCCCACAGTTAGAAGGATCTGAAATCGATTCCTGATAGCCTGTCATTGCAGTTGTAAAAATTACTTCCCCAATTGTCCCCGTTTCACTTCCAAATGCATTTCCTTTAAATACCGTACCGTCTTCTAATATTAAGTATCTTGTTTTCATGCTTGTTCCTCCTGCCATACGATTTCTCCGTTATACATTGTAAGTTGCGGCCAACCAGTGCACGGCCATCCATTAAATGGTGTATTCTTTCCTTTGGATACAAATGCTTCTTTATCAATATTTTGTTCTTTTTCTAAATCTAATAAAACTAAATCGGCAGGTGCCCCTACTTCAAGCTTTCCGAATTCAAATCCGAATACCTTCGCTGGTTTGATCGTTAAGTAATCCAAAAGTTGCTTAAGAGTCCAATCGCCATTTTTTACAAAGTGAGTATATAAAAGTGGGAATGCTGTTTCTAATCCGACAATTCCGAATGGAGCTTTTTCAAACCCATATGACTTCTCTTCTTCTGTATGTGGAGCATGATCCGTCGCTATAAAATCTAAAGTTCCATCTTCTAATCCTTCTCGAAGTGCCATCATATCTTCTTTAGCTCTTAGTGGAGGGTTCATCTTCCAAGCTGCTTCATTGGAAGGAATATCATCCTCACAAAGCAACAAATGATGCGGACTTACTTCTGCTGTCACATGGATACCCGCTTTTTTAGCATCTCTTATTACCCGAACAGATTCTTTTGTACTAACATGACATACGTGATAATGAGCTCCTGTTGCTTCCGCGAGTAAAATATCACGTGCAATATGTACTGATTCAGAAACAGAGGGAATACCTTTTAACCCAAGTTCTTCGCTGCGTTTTCCTTTATGCATAACGCCACCGTAAATAAGTGAATTATCTTCACAGTGAGCGACAATTGGAATATTAAATTTTGCTGCCTCCTCCATTGCTTCTAGCATTGTTCCTGCGGTTTGAACACCAACACCATCATCTGTTAAAGCAAAGGCTCCAAGAGTTTTCAATGCTTCGATATCTGTTCTTTCTTTACCCGCTTGTCGTATTGTAATAGAACCATAAGGAAGGACACGAACAAGTGCATTTTTCTCCACTAAACCTAAAACATGTGAGAAGTTTTCTACCGTGTCAGGTACTGGTCTTGTATTCGGCATAGCACAAATGGTTGTATACCCACCTTTAGCCGCTGCCTTCGTTCCCGTTTCAATTGTTTCCTTCTGCTCTCCACCCGGTTCACGTAAATGAACATGTACATCGATGAAACCTGCAGAAAGCAAACGTCCTTTGCCATCTATTTGTTGTGCATCATTTGATGTTATATTTGCTCCGATTGCAGCAATTCTGCCTTCTTGAACTAAAACAGCAGTCGTTTCTAATTCCCCTTCATTGTTAACTATTTGAACGTTTTGAATAATTTTTGTCATGTTATTCTCTCCCTTTCAAAATCATTTCAATGACAGCCATGCGAACATAAACACCATTTTCCATTTGCTTAAAAATCCTTGACCGTTCACATTCTACTAATTCACTAGCAATTTCCACGCCTCTATTGAAAGGGGCAGGGTGCATGATAATTGCATGCTCTTTCATTTTTCGCTCTCGCTCTATTGTTAGACCATACAATTGATGATATTGCTCTTTAGAAAATGTCGTCTTCCCATCATGTCTTTCATGCTGAACACGAAGCATCATGAGCACATCACTATCTTGTATTACATCATCGAATTCATTAAACGCTTTGAACTCACCTTGCCATTCGGGTGGGCAAACAAACCGGACTTGTGCGCCTAATCTTGTAAGTGCGTCTGCATTAGACCTAGCAACACGACTATGAGTGATATCTCCTACAATCGTAATTACCTTATCTTGTAAAGTACCAAACTCCTGCCAAATTGTATAAATATCTAAAAGGCTTTGCGTTGGATGATTTCCTGTACCGTCCCCACCGTTGATAATCGCAGGTTTAACTTTTCCAACTAGCTCTTCAAAATAATTATTTTGCTCATGCCTAATTACTAATAAATCCAGCCCAATGGATTCTAGAACTTTAACGGTGTCATAAAGTGTTTCGCCTTTTAACGTACTCGAGAAGCCAGCATCAAAAGGAAGGATTTCTAAATTCAATTTTCTTTCAGCCATTTCAAAGCTCATCTTAGTTCTAGTGCTAGGCTCAAAAAACAGGTTCGATACCATATATTTATTCTTCAGAGTTGAGGTGGTACCATCACGAAACGCTTGTGTTTGTTTTAATATCTGATGTATTTGATCTGCCGATAAGTCTTTCATTGATACTAAATTTTCCATGAATATCCACCTTTCTGTTTAAATCAAATTCTCCTTGGTTGATTTGCGTCCAGACTTTTATCGAGAAGCACGATAAAGTCTGTGACATCCGCTGGAGGCTTGTTTAGTAAATGTTAAAACCTCCTCGAAAAAGTCTCGAGAAGGTTCGTTTTTGCATAGACAAGTAGCAGGATCATGTTACATGTCCCAACTTGCTATTCGAACCTTTTGCTGACTCACTGTTCAACTTCTTAAAAGGTCTATTATTAAGTTTGATGTAAATCTGTGCTTTCTGCTTGTTTTCTTCCAGGTAGAATGAGGTTTAGTATAACCCCAATTATTGCCGCTAAAGCCATACCCTCAATACTAAGGGCCTCTGTAACGATGAATTTTGCTCCTCCGATTCCTATTACTAGAATTACAGAAGCAATAACTAAATTTCGACTATTGCCGAAATCTACTTTTGCATCCACTAGCATACGTAACCCACTTGCTGCGATAATCCCGAATAATAGGATAGATACGCCACCAA carries:
- a CDS encoding dihydroorotase — protein: MTKIIQNVQIVNNEGELETTAVLVQEGRIAAIGANITSNDAQQIDGKGRLLSAGFIDVHVHLREPGGEQKETIETGTKAAAKGGYTTICAMPNTRPVPDTVENFSHVLGLVEKNALVRVLPYGSITIRQAGKERTDIEALKTLGAFALTDDGVGVQTAGTMLEAMEEAAKFNIPIVAHCEDNSLIYGGVMHKGKRSEELGLKGIPSVSESVHIARDILLAEATGAHYHVCHVSTKESVRVIRDAKKAGIHVTAEVSPHHLLLCEDDIPSNEAAWKMNPPLRAKEDMMALREGLEDGTLDFIATDHAPHTEEEKSYGFEKAPFGIVGLETAFPLLYTHFVKNGDWTLKQLLDYLTIKPAKVFGFEFGKLEVGAPADLVLLDLEKEQNIDKEAFVSKGKNTPFNGWPCTGWPQLTMYNGEIVWQEEQA
- the carB gene encoding carbamoyl-phosphate synthase large subunit gives rise to the protein MPKRKDIKTILVIGSGPIVIGQAAEFDYAGTQACISLREEGYSVILVNSNPATIMTDTEIADKVYIEPLTLPFVSKIIRKERPDAILPTLGGQTGLNMAIELDESGILDELGIEILGTKLEAIHKAEDRDLFRTLMNELNEPVPDSDIIHNLEEAKAFVERIGYPVIVRPAFTMGGTGGGICYNDADLVEIVTSGLKYSPVTQCLLEKSIAGYKEIEYEVMRDSADNAIVVCNMENFDAVGIHTGDSIVVAPTQTLSDRENQMLRNVSLKIIRALKIEGGCNVQLALDPHSFNYYIIEVNPRVSRSSALASKATGYPIAKLAAKIAVGLTLDEMMNPVTQKTYACFEPALDYIVAKIPRWPFDKFESAKRNLGTQMKATGEVMSLGRTFEEAILKSVRSLETGHFHIEMKNSESITDAWMEKRIRRAGDERLFFIGEALRRGVSVETIHEWSQIDLFFLNKLQNIVKFEQVIQENPFDQDVLYKAKRMGFADKTIAKYWNVTELEVYNFKKENGIVPVYKMVDTCAGEFESETPYFYGTYEEENESIRTEKESVIVLGSGPIRIGQGVEFDYATVHSVWAIKEAGYEAIIINNNPETVSTDFSISDKLYFEPLTLEDVMHIVDLEQPKGVVVQFGGQTAINLAAGLEERGVKILGTTLEDIDRAENRNKFEAALHEIDIPQPLGKTAVSVEEATQIANEIGYPVLVRPSYVLGGRAMQIVYTEDEIKHYMEHAVEASPEKPVLIDRYLTGTEIEVDAICDGENVLIPGIMEHIERAGVHSGDSIAVYPPQKLSPQQIDTLVDYTTRLAKGLKIVGLMNIQYVISKDEVYVIEVNPRSSRTVPFLSKITSIPMANIATKAILGHSIVEQGYTPGLAPTSPGVYVKVPVFSFAKLRRVDITLGPEMKSTGEVMGKDITLEKALYKGLAAAGMEIKDHGTVLMTISDKDKAEGTEIAKRFYAIGFRIMATQGTAEAIKNAGIPVDIVDKIGAKGTTLLDVIQKGEAQFIINTLTKGMQPERDGFRIRRESVENGIPCLTSLDTAEAMLRVIESMTFSTETMKHQEVKA
- a CDS encoding aspartate carbamoyltransferase catalytic subunit, producing the protein MENLVSMKDLSADQIHQILKQTQAFRDGTTSTLKNKYMVSNLFFEPSTRTKMSFEMAERKLNLEILPFDAGFSSTLKGETLYDTVKVLESIGLDLLVIRHEQNNYFEELVGKVKPAIINGGDGTGNHPTQSLLDIYTIWQEFGTLQDKVITIVGDITHSRVARSNADALTRLGAQVRFVCPPEWQGEFKAFNEFDDVIQDSDVLMMLRVQHERHDGKTTFSKEQYHQLYGLTIERERKMKEHAIIMHPAPFNRGVEIASELVECERSRIFKQMENGVYVRMAVIEMILKGRE
- a CDS encoding carbamoyl phosphate synthase small subunit produces the protein MKTRYLILEDGTVFKGNAFGSETGTIGEVIFTTAMTGYQESISDPSNCGQILTFTYPMVGNYGINPDDFEAITIGLSGVVIRELAEQPSNFRNTGTLSEFLNAKNVPGIEGIDTRKLTRIIRMHGSLKGRLTNADEEVNVEQVVKELQATEIPKNVVEQVSITRPYPSPGRGKRVVLVDFGMKHGILRELNKRDCDIIVVPYNTSATEILGMFPDGVMLSNGPGDPTDIPEAIEMVKGIIGKVPIFGVCLGHQLISLASGATSFKLKFGHRGGNHPVKDLRTGRTELTSQNHGYAIDADSIAQTDLEITHIALNDGTVEGVRHTKFPVFCVQFHPEGSSGPEDSKHLFDEFIELMNLESKKENSHA